The following proteins are co-located in the Abditibacteriaceae bacterium genome:
- the thiO gene encoding glycine oxidase ThiO → MNFGENLDWGVVGGGIVGLACAWRLAQHGARVVLLERGKIGGEASFVAAGMLAAQCENAFHPPSQYADELFRFCLRSRALYPDFLAELQVASGLSLARERGICAVPSPQTTEPFARLQAQKACGLAVEKCEYGRNVAYWLPDEGAVDPREIVRALALAARSAGVAVFENSAVDWTNNELRANGNTVRCERVLICGGAWSSGLLGEVGAPDDWISPVAGLVLATRPAQRLHHVVYSSDVYLVPRADGRVIIGATSEDWGFDKHVSLAAARRLMNSAARLMPELEEAPIEEMIIGLRPVSRDGLPFIGPISERVYVAAGHGRNGVLLAPATATLVGEAASGGNWNAAFSPERILCASH, encoded by the coding sequence GTGAATTTCGGCGAAAACCTCGATTGGGGAGTCGTAGGCGGTGGCATCGTCGGCCTCGCGTGTGCGTGGCGACTGGCACAGCACGGGGCGCGCGTCGTGCTCTTGGAACGCGGCAAAATCGGCGGGGAAGCCAGTTTCGTCGCAGCCGGAATGCTCGCCGCACAATGCGAGAACGCGTTTCATCCGCCATCACAATACGCCGACGAGCTTTTCCGTTTCTGCCTCCGTTCACGCGCGTTGTATCCCGATTTTTTAGCCGAATTACAAGTCGCGAGTGGCCTTTCTCTCGCCCGCGAACGTGGCATCTGTGCTGTTCCCTCGCCGCAAACAACCGAACCTTTTGCGCGCCTGCAGGCACAGAAAGCGTGCGGCCTGGCTGTTGAAAAATGCGAGTACGGTCGAAACGTGGCGTATTGGCTGCCCGATGAAGGCGCCGTCGATCCGCGCGAAATCGTGCGCGCGCTGGCGCTTGCGGCGCGGTCGGCTGGCGTTGCCGTTTTCGAAAACAGCGCCGTCGATTGGACGAATAATGAATTGCGCGCAAATGGCAACACCGTACGATGCGAACGCGTCCTGATTTGCGGCGGCGCGTGGAGTTCGGGGTTGCTAGGAGAAGTCGGCGCACCAGACGACTGGATTTCGCCGGTCGCGGGTCTTGTGCTTGCAACGCGCCCCGCGCAACGATTGCACCACGTTGTTTATTCCTCAGATGTTTATCTGGTGCCGCGCGCTGATGGCCGCGTAATTATTGGCGCAACAAGCGAAGATTGGGGCTTTGACAAACACGTCTCGCTCGCTGCCGCGCGACGATTGATGAACTCTGCAGCGCGACTGATGCCCGAACTGGAAGAAGCCCCAATTGAAGAGATGATTATTGGTCTGCGGCCTGTTTCGCGCGATGGCCTGCCGTTTATCGGGCCGATTTCCGAAAGGGTTTATGTCGCAGCCGGACATGGTCGCAACGGCGTTTTGCTCGCACCCGCAACAGCAACTCTGGTGGGCGAAGCCGCGAGCGGCGGCAATTGGAATGCGGCATTCTCGCCGGAACGAATTTTATGCGCATCACACTAA
- the thiS gene encoding sulfur carrier protein ThiS, giving the protein MRITLNGEPHETAARTLDDLAREQNAPARGVAIAYNGAVVRRADWPQKLLAEDDRIEIIRAVQGG; this is encoded by the coding sequence ATGCGCATCACACTAAACGGCGAGCCACACGAAACCGCCGCACGAACACTGGACGATCTGGCGCGCGAGCAAAATGCGCCCGCGCGCGGCGTTGCTATCGCGTATAACGGTGCGGTCGTGCGCCGCGCCGACTGGCCGCAAAAACTGTTGGCCGAAGACGACCGGATTGAAATTATTCGCGCAGTGCAAGGCGGCTAA
- a CDS encoding thiazole synthase: MNNKPLIIAGREFTSRLWIGTGKGVAYPLMRECIAASGTELVTVAIRRIPSDEPAGETLLDSLQNVALLPNTAMCYSVKDAVLTAQLAREALETNWVKLEVIGDEKTLFPDNEGLLEAAKILVADGFVVLPYCIDDPVVCRKLADIGCAAVMPLAAPIGSGLGLRNTTNLQIIIENSSVPVIVDAGVGTASDAAVAMELGADGVLMQTAIYGAREPVKMARAMNLAVEAGRLAFEAGRIPKKLYATASSPVEGVIAA; this comes from the coding sequence ATGAATAACAAACCTCTCATTATTGCAGGCCGCGAATTTACGTCGCGCCTTTGGATCGGCACCGGAAAAGGCGTCGCTTACCCCTTAATGCGCGAATGCATCGCCGCATCAGGAACTGAACTTGTCACTGTCGCGATTCGCCGCATTCCTTCGGATGAACCAGCGGGCGAAACACTTCTCGATTCGCTGCAAAATGTTGCGCTTTTGCCCAATACCGCGATGTGCTATTCGGTCAAAGACGCCGTTCTCACCGCGCAACTGGCGCGCGAAGCGTTGGAAACCAACTGGGTCAAGCTGGAAGTTATCGGCGATGAAAAGACGCTTTTCCCCGATAACGAAGGACTTCTGGAAGCTGCCAAAATTCTTGTGGCCGACGGTTTTGTCGTCTTGCCCTATTGCATCGACGATCCGGTGGTTTGCCGCAAGCTCGCTGATATTGGCTGCGCCGCTGTGATGCCTCTCGCCGCGCCGATTGGTTCCGGTTTAGGGTTGCGCAACACGACGAATCTGCAAATCATCATCGAGAATTCTTCGGTTCCAGTCATTGTTGATGCCGGTGTTGGCACAGCGTCCGACGCGGCAGTTGCGATGGAACTCGGTGCCGACGGCGTGTTGATGCAAACCGCAATTTACGGCGCGCGCGAACCCGTCAAAATGGCGCGCGCGATGAACCTTGCTGTCGAGGCCGGACGATTGGCCTTCGAAGCGGGGCGCATTCCCAAAAAGCTTTACGCTACAGCTTCGTCGCCCGTCGAAGGCGTTATCGCGGCGTAG
- a CDS encoding AEC family transporter, producing the protein MSLHFIDWVAFWPSFWVALLGTAKVFAIGTAGFVLVRRGLLPQGGLQAMGNLVSFLTLPCLIFYRIATRFDPQTFPDWWKFVLIGGAITVFGLLMGKIVAQRWNSEEATMLVGFQNAGFFVLPMLESLLPAKDYGRASLILFMVIVPFNAALWTAGNYLLLGKREFNVRSWITPPFVATVSSLVIYGLFHDYARSFDATFAVKILFGDANSTGAVQQIGDLTVPLATLTLGGSVAANVRGKMTHKRAALETTLMRLVVVPFLGYFAVRWWFAGDYVVALLIMLQFASPPAIALAVFGQQNRLAMKLIPATCLLSYILCLLTVPFWVALVPK; encoded by the coding sequence GTGAGTCTTCATTTTATCGATTGGGTCGCGTTCTGGCCGTCGTTCTGGGTGGCGTTGCTGGGAACAGCGAAAGTGTTTGCAATTGGCACAGCCGGTTTCGTTCTGGTGCGGCGCGGCTTGCTGCCTCAAGGCGGACTGCAGGCAATGGGCAATCTGGTTTCGTTTCTCACGCTTCCGTGTCTGATTTTCTACCGCATTGCCACGCGCTTTGATCCGCAAACATTTCCCGATTGGTGGAAGTTCGTTCTCATCGGCGGCGCGATTACCGTGTTCGGTTTGCTGATGGGGAAAATCGTCGCGCAGCGTTGGAACAGCGAAGAAGCGACGATGCTCGTCGGGTTTCAAAATGCTGGTTTCTTCGTCTTGCCGATGCTGGAAAGCTTGCTGCCCGCCAAAGATTACGGGCGCGCGTCGCTGATTTTGTTTATGGTCATCGTGCCGTTCAACGCAGCGCTGTGGACAGCAGGCAACTATCTTCTGCTTGGCAAACGCGAATTCAATGTGCGCTCGTGGATTACGCCGCCTTTTGTCGCCACGGTGTCTTCGCTTGTTATTTATGGGCTGTTTCACGATTACGCGCGGAGTTTTGATGCAACGTTCGCCGTCAAGATTCTGTTTGGCGATGCCAATTCGACGGGAGCAGTGCAGCAAATCGGCGACTTAACCGTTCCGCTTGCGACGCTCACGCTCGGCGGTTCGGTCGCAGCAAACGTGCGCGGCAAAATGACGCACAAGCGCGCGGCCCTGGAAACAACGTTGATGCGTTTGGTTGTTGTGCCGTTTCTGGGCTACTTCGCGGTGCGCTGGTGGTTTGCGGGCGATTACGTCGTGGCACTTTTGATAATGCTGCAGTTCGCGTCGCCACCGGCGATTGCTCTTGCAGTGTTCGGCCAGCAAAATCGACTCGCGATGAAACTTATTCCGGCGACGTGTCTGCTATCATACATTTTGTGCCTGCTCACCGTGCCGTTCTGGGTAGCGCTGGTACCCAAATAA